One genomic window of Nocardioides daphniae includes the following:
- the thpR gene encoding RNA 2',3'-cyclic phosphodiesterase, with product MRCFVAVLPPPEAVEHLADFLEPRRAAADFRWTAPDQVHLTLAFVGDLAERRLDDLVERLERAAGRRRTVETAITGGGAFPHVAGAKVLWAGLDLDEDDAVEVRRMADGARAAANRAGAAVDGQRFRPHLTVARCGRPTEVSDWVRLLDTYRGPAWTIDTFTLVESHLGEGPRGRPRYEVVAELPLG from the coding sequence TCGCCGTCCTGCCACCGCCCGAGGCCGTCGAGCACCTCGCCGACTTCCTCGAGCCACGCCGGGCGGCGGCCGACTTCCGGTGGACCGCGCCCGACCAGGTGCACCTCACGCTCGCCTTCGTCGGCGACCTCGCCGAGCGCCGGCTCGACGACCTCGTCGAACGCCTCGAGCGGGCGGCGGGCCGGCGGCGTACGGTCGAGACGGCGATCACCGGAGGCGGTGCCTTTCCGCACGTCGCCGGCGCGAAGGTGCTCTGGGCGGGGCTCGACCTCGACGAGGACGACGCGGTGGAGGTACGCCGGATGGCCGACGGCGCCCGGGCCGCCGCCAACCGGGCGGGGGCCGCGGTCGACGGCCAGCGCTTCCGGCCGCACCTGACCGTGGCCCGCTGCGGCAGGCCCACCGAGGTCAGCGACTGGGTGCGCCTGCTCGACACCTACCGCGGCCCGGCGTGGACGATCGACACCTTCACGCTCGTGGAGTCACACCTGGGCGAGGGGCCGCGCGGGCGGCCGCGGTACGAGGTGGTGGCGGAGCTCCCGCTGGGCTGA
- a CDS encoding potassium channel family protein gives MTERRTLPALMARYPSAVLLAAQLLVVLSYPSLDESTLGRAVAGVFQMVAVLAAVMVVRRTQVLTWVAILLGLPAMGLAVAEAVVPDSGPVVLVSAAFHVPFYFFVSWAMLRHLFHDDHVTRDELFATGAAFTVVAWAFAYLYAAVQVVWPGSFVGAASPDGAEPLAWFDLLYLSFTTLTSVGLSDVYPVVDHARSFVMVEQVIGVFYVAMVVSRLVGLTVLRRS, from the coding sequence ATGACAGAGCGGCGTACGCTGCCGGCGCTGATGGCGCGCTACCCCTCGGCCGTGCTGCTCGCCGCCCAGCTGCTGGTGGTGCTCTCCTACCCGAGCCTGGACGAGTCGACGCTGGGGCGGGCGGTGGCCGGCGTCTTCCAGATGGTTGCCGTGCTGGCGGCCGTGATGGTGGTGCGGCGTACGCAGGTGCTCACCTGGGTGGCGATCCTGCTCGGCCTGCCGGCGATGGGGCTGGCGGTGGCCGAGGCGGTGGTGCCGGACTCGGGGCCGGTGGTGCTGGTGTCGGCGGCCTTCCACGTGCCGTTCTACTTCTTCGTCTCGTGGGCGATGCTCCGCCATCTCTTCCACGACGACCACGTCACCCGCGACGAGCTCTTCGCGACCGGCGCGGCCTTCACGGTCGTGGCCTGGGCGTTCGCCTACCTGTACGCCGCGGTCCAGGTGGTCTGGCCGGGCTCCTTCGTCGGGGCCGCCAGCCCGGACGGCGCGGAGCCGCTGGCCTGGTTCGACCTGCTCTACCTGTCGTTCACGACGCTCACCAGCGTCGGGCTCTCCGACGTCTACCCCGTCGTCGACCACGCGCGCTCGTTCGTGATGGTCGAGCAGGTCATCGGCGTCTTCTACGTCGCGATGGTGGTCTCGCGCCTGGTGGGGCTGACCGTGCTGCGGCGCAGCTGA